One genomic segment of Streptomyces sp. RerS4 includes these proteins:
- a CDS encoding M6 family metalloprotease domain-containing protein gives MPQTRHRIRRPHRAGAYIGLTALALGVTATAGSGISGRSQSAAGPVATSAESVLAPCRISGTMGVQMSEGLPTPAGYSRSTGEVRALNLMIDFPDAKGEGTALDRLAEFFPQTSDWFRTSSYGRLTYRAEAPIRSWLRMPMPFAAYGIERGSPYEPGYRRLVEHIAKAADPEVDFSRYDLINILVTPNAGPSALDTVLSVTFSGNSEAPMADGVPLANTSFVYSRQDDGSGTYRETGYRVLPHENGHVFGLPDLYTSDGGGAVGHWDIMSEDWGANNDLLGWHKWKLGWLDGEQIGCASKPGVSDHVLSPLAVEGGTKLVFIPTSQSAGFAVEVRTPAGNDEAVCKPGVLIYKVDSEVDTGQGPVTVTDSAVASGGCTRRPNVHAELSDAPFRPGETFTDDKSGISVAVLGELRGGSYQVRVTRP, from the coding sequence ATGCCGCAGACCCGCCACCGGATACGCAGACCCCACCGCGCCGGCGCGTACATCGGCCTGACCGCACTGGCCCTCGGCGTCACCGCCACCGCCGGCAGCGGGATATCCGGGCGGAGCCAGTCGGCCGCCGGCCCCGTGGCGACGTCCGCCGAGTCGGTGCTCGCGCCGTGCCGCATCTCCGGGACCATGGGCGTCCAGATGTCCGAGGGCCTGCCGACCCCGGCCGGGTACTCGCGTTCGACGGGCGAGGTCCGCGCGCTGAACCTGATGATCGACTTCCCCGACGCCAAGGGCGAGGGCACGGCCCTGGACCGGTTGGCGGAGTTCTTCCCCCAGACCTCCGACTGGTTTCGCACGAGCTCCTACGGGCGGCTCACCTACCGCGCCGAGGCGCCGATACGGTCCTGGCTGCGGATGCCGATGCCCTTCGCGGCGTACGGGATCGAGCGCGGCTCCCCGTACGAGCCCGGGTACCGGCGGCTCGTCGAGCACATCGCGAAGGCCGCCGACCCCGAGGTCGACTTCAGCCGGTACGACCTCATCAACATCCTGGTCACGCCGAACGCCGGACCCTCCGCCCTCGACACCGTCCTGTCGGTGACCTTCTCCGGCAACAGCGAGGCGCCGATGGCCGACGGCGTGCCGCTCGCCAACACGTCGTTCGTCTACAGCCGGCAGGACGACGGCTCCGGCACCTACCGGGAGACCGGCTACCGGGTGCTGCCCCACGAGAACGGACACGTCTTCGGCCTGCCCGACCTGTACACCTCCGACGGGGGCGGCGCGGTCGGGCACTGGGACATCATGAGCGAGGACTGGGGCGCCAACAACGACCTCCTCGGCTGGCACAAGTGGAAGCTGGGCTGGCTCGACGGGGAGCAGATCGGCTGCGCCTCCAAGCCGGGCGTCAGCGACCACGTGCTGTCGCCACTGGCCGTGGAGGGCGGCACGAAGCTGGTGTTCATCCCGACGTCGCAGAGCGCCGGGTTCGCGGTGGAGGTCCGTACGCCGGCGGGGAACGACGAGGCCGTGTGCAAGCCCGGGGTGCTCATCTACAAGGTCGACTCGGAGGTGGACACCGGGCAGGGGCCGGTGACGGTGACGGACAGCGCGGTCGCGAGCGGCGGCTGCACGCGGCGGCCGAACGTGCACGCCGAGCTGTCGGACGCGCCGTTCCGGCCGGGCGAGACCTTCACGGACGATAAGTCGGGCATCAGCGTCGCGGTGCTCGGCGAGCTGCGGGGCGGGAGCTACCAGGTGCGCGTGACGCGGCCGTGA
- a CDS encoding RidA family protein produces MTATPVTPEERLAEAGLKLPTTTAPLGVYVPAVLSGHYVHTSGQLPAVDGVLALTGKVGTDVTPEQAHTLARLCALNALAAIASVAGDLSAVRRVVKVVGYVASAPDFTGQPGVINGASELLGTAFGDAGIHARSAVGVTSLPLNAPVEIELTVELHTPMAV; encoded by the coding sequence GTGACCGCCACCCCCGTCACCCCCGAGGAACGCCTCGCCGAGGCCGGACTGAAGCTGCCGACCACCACCGCTCCGCTCGGCGTCTACGTACCGGCCGTGCTGAGCGGCCACTACGTCCACACCTCCGGCCAACTGCCCGCCGTGGACGGCGTCCTCGCGCTGACCGGCAAGGTGGGCACGGACGTCACCCCGGAACAGGCCCACACGCTCGCCCGGCTGTGCGCGCTCAACGCCCTCGCCGCCATCGCCTCCGTGGCGGGGGACCTGTCCGCCGTCCGGCGGGTGGTCAAGGTGGTCGGCTACGTGGCGAGCGCCCCGGACTTCACCGGCCAGCCGGGCGTGATCAACGGCGCGAGCGAACTGCTGGGCACCGCCTTCGGCGACGCCGGCATCCACGCCCGCAGCGCGGTGGGCGTGACGTCCCTTCCCCTGAACGCCCCGGTGGAGATCGAACTCACGGTGGAACTCCACACCCCCATGGCCGTGTAA
- a CDS encoding MFS transporter: MHVVWFYAFANSGGDLAAQDAWAEFVGRHPDTAYNLAWYGGMHPVSYSVISPYLMHMLGVRTTMMIAGTGSAALLALILTRCRGAVRRPLWPALAGVYGLFCNALSGRVTFGLGVLFALGAVAAVFCWPRRRFRHRWAKATVAVPLAALATAASPVAGLFLGVVAAALFLSGRRPGAYVLGLPPAAVVGLSAWLFPFSGTQPMKLGSAWLPFVFGLAVAFLVPKAWRTVRVAAVVYTLGVFLTWAIDSQVGSNVTRLVMLFGGAALFAALPYAAPRTRRRHALVIACVGLTAWITTNSITDIVRTTPVAAWNRELAPLIDQLKKAGADRGRVEVVPASSHRESSAFPAYVNLARGWNRQADLERNPLFYDDTLTEDSYRAWLERWAVHYVVLPADKPDSGGVSEAKLVRAGLPYLQQVWGDENWQLFRVVDPTNLVSGPASVVRAGADRLVIDVREPGRVLVRIPHSPWLGLVDAAGKAVPPPQETFASKARGPAAVPKDYANTSGCLFKAAPDASGDVWTELLAPAPGEYRVSAKYQLPRGTPCQEELVNATLGTPERPTPPRP; the protein is encoded by the coding sequence CTGCACGTCGTCTGGTTCTACGCCTTCGCCAACAGCGGCGGCGACCTCGCCGCCCAGGACGCGTGGGCCGAGTTCGTCGGCCGGCACCCCGACACCGCGTACAACCTCGCCTGGTACGGGGGCATGCACCCCGTCTCGTACAGCGTGATCTCCCCGTACCTCATGCACATGCTGGGCGTACGGACCACGATGATGATCGCCGGCACCGGCTCGGCCGCCCTCCTCGCGCTGATCCTCACCCGCTGCCGCGGCGCCGTCCGGCGTCCCCTGTGGCCGGCCCTGGCCGGGGTCTACGGGCTGTTCTGCAACGCCCTCTCCGGCCGGGTGACCTTCGGCCTCGGCGTGCTGTTCGCGCTCGGCGCCGTCGCCGCCGTCTTCTGTTGGCCGCGCCGCCGGTTCCGGCACCGCTGGGCCAAGGCGACCGTCGCCGTGCCGCTCGCCGCCCTGGCCACCGCCGCGAGCCCCGTCGCGGGGCTCTTCCTCGGGGTGGTCGCCGCCGCGCTGTTCCTGAGCGGGCGGCGGCCGGGGGCGTACGTCCTGGGGCTGCCGCCGGCGGCCGTCGTCGGCCTGTCGGCCTGGCTGTTCCCCTTCTCGGGAACCCAGCCGATGAAGCTGGGCTCGGCCTGGCTGCCGTTCGTCTTCGGGCTGGCCGTCGCCTTCCTCGTGCCGAAGGCCTGGCGCACGGTCCGCGTCGCCGCCGTCGTGTACACCCTCGGCGTCTTCCTGACCTGGGCGATCGACTCCCAGGTCGGCTCGAACGTCACCCGGCTCGTCATGCTCTTCGGCGGCGCGGCCCTCTTCGCCGCCCTGCCGTACGCGGCCCCGCGCACGCGGCGGCGGCACGCGCTGGTGATCGCGTGCGTCGGCCTGACCGCCTGGATCACCACCAACAGCATCACCGACATCGTGCGCACCACCCCCGTGGCCGCCTGGAACCGCGAGCTGGCCCCGCTGATCGACCAGCTGAAGAAGGCGGGCGCCGACCGGGGTCGGGTCGAGGTGGTCCCGGCCAGCAGCCACCGCGAATCCTCGGCCTTCCCGGCGTACGTCAACCTCGCGCGCGGCTGGAACCGCCAGGCCGACCTGGAACGCAACCCGCTCTTCTACGACGACACCCTCACCGAGGACAGCTACCGGGCCTGGCTGGAGCGCTGGGCCGTGCACTACGTCGTGCTCCCTGCCGACAAACCCGACTCGGGCGGCGTGTCGGAGGCGAAGCTCGTGCGCGCGGGGCTCCCGTACCTCCAGCAGGTGTGGGGCGACGAGAACTGGCAGCTGTTCCGGGTGGTCGACCCGACGAACCTGGTGTCCGGGCCCGCGAGCGTGGTGCGGGCCGGCGCCGACCGGCTGGTCATCGACGTACGCGAACCCGGGCGGGTGCTCGTGCGGATCCCGCACTCGCCGTGGCTGGGGCTGGTGGACGCGGCGGGGAAGGCCGTACCGCCCCCGCAGGAGACGTTCGCGTCGAAGGCGCGCGGGCCGGCGGCGGTGCCGAAGGACTACGCGAATACGTCCGGGTGCCTCTTCAAGGCGGCCCCCGACGCCTCCGGCGACGTCTGGACGGAGCTGCTGGCCCCGGCGCCCGGCGAGTACCGGGTCTCCGCGAAGTACCAGCTCCCCCGGGGTACGCCCTGCCAGGAGGAGCTGGTCAACGCCACCCTGGGCACCCCCGAGCGCCCCACTCCGCCGCGCCCTTGA
- a CDS encoding GPP34 family phosphoprotein codes for MGRSRRTIPEELLLLALDPATGTTAQPQSLDLGLAGAQLVELALAGRIAPDGDRIAVVMPRPTGDPTLDSALELLRRRGSPVRAVHWIGGPRLGLRQIYLAHLERCGMVHAVAGQMCGVLPTTRYQATDTAISREIRARLDSAIRTGVPPDPRTAALAALAHAVGLGKHLYPGNEGRSSRSRLRDLIRHDPMGGLVAHAVMDVQNGVAAQPRRDRATAQPPARATASSGGGGGGIGVPMQPRRTGAMARAAAH; via the coding sequence ATGGGCAGGAGCCGCAGAACAATTCCGGAGGAGCTTCTGCTGCTCGCCTTGGACCCGGCCACGGGTACCACGGCGCAGCCGCAGTCGCTCGACCTCGGCCTGGCCGGGGCACAGCTAGTGGAGCTGGCTCTGGCAGGACGGATAGCCCCTGACGGGGATCGTATCGCCGTGGTGATGCCACGGCCGACAGGAGATCCGACTTTGGACTCCGCACTGGAACTGCTGCGCAGGCGCGGCAGCCCGGTTCGGGCGGTCCACTGGATCGGCGGACCCCGACTGGGGCTCCGTCAGATCTACCTCGCGCACCTGGAGCGTTGCGGCATGGTCCATGCCGTCGCGGGCCAGATGTGCGGGGTGCTGCCGACGACTCGCTACCAGGCGACCGATACGGCGATCAGCCGGGAGATCCGTGCCCGGCTCGACAGTGCGATCCGCACCGGCGTACCGCCGGACCCGCGGACCGCGGCGCTCGCCGCCCTGGCCCACGCGGTCGGACTCGGCAAGCATCTGTACCCCGGCAATGAGGGGCGTTCGTCCAGGTCCCGGCTGCGGGACCTGATCCGGCACGACCCGATGGGCGGTCTCGTGGCGCACGCCGTCATGGACGTCCAGAACGGTGTGGCGGCGCAGCCCCGCCGCGACCGCGCCACGGCCCAGCCGCCGGCGCGGGCGACGGCGAGCAGCGGTGGCGGTGGCGGTGGCATCGGCGTTCCGATGCAGCCGCGTCGGACGGGTGCCATGGCCCGCGCCGCCGCGCACTGA
- a CDS encoding helix-turn-helix transcriptional regulator codes for MASNVNPTVRRRRLGMELRKLREDKGMTAEQVAERLLVSQSKISRLENGRRSISQRDVRDLCEVYEVEDPRLVDSLMQMAKDSRQQGWWHAFGDIPYSVYIGLETDAASLRTYEPQMVPGFLQTPEYAQALIRGALPETAPADVEKRVQVRMHRQKRLSETDNNNPEVGPLRLWAVIDEAALRRHVGDPQLMIRQLQYLIEQSEQPYITVQVMPFSMGAHPGVNGQYAILEFPDASDSTVVYIEGVTSDLYLEKANDVQKYSVMYEHLRAQALNVDQTRQFISEIIDQYAGKA; via the coding sequence GTGGCGTCCAATGTCAATCCCACCGTCCGACGCCGCCGACTGGGCATGGAGTTGCGCAAGCTCCGTGAGGACAAGGGCATGACGGCCGAGCAGGTCGCCGAGCGCCTCCTCGTCTCCCAGTCGAAGATCAGCCGCCTGGAGAACGGCCGCCGTTCCATCAGCCAGCGTGACGTCCGGGACCTGTGCGAGGTGTACGAGGTGGAGGATCCCCGACTCGTGGACTCGCTCATGCAGATGGCCAAGGATTCGCGCCAGCAGGGCTGGTGGCACGCATTCGGCGACATCCCGTACAGCGTCTACATCGGCCTGGAGACGGACGCCGCCAGCCTGCGCACCTACGAACCCCAGATGGTTCCCGGGTTCCTCCAGACCCCCGAGTACGCCCAGGCCCTGATCCGCGGCGCGCTGCCGGAGACGGCGCCCGCCGACGTCGAAAAGCGGGTCCAGGTCCGGATGCACCGCCAGAAGCGGCTGTCCGAGACGGACAACAACAACCCGGAGGTCGGGCCGCTGCGCCTGTGGGCGGTGATCGACGAGGCCGCCCTACGGCGGCACGTCGGCGACCCGCAGTTGATGATCCGGCAGCTGCAGTACTTGATAGAGCAGTCGGAGCAGCCGTACATCACCGTGCAGGTGATGCCGTTCTCGATGGGTGCGCATCCGGGGGTCAACGGCCAGTACGCGATCCTGGAGTTCCCGGACGCCTCGGACTCGACGGTGGTCTACATCGAGGGCGTCACGAGCGACCTGTACCTGGAGAAGGCCAACGACGTCCAGAAGTACAGCGTGATGTACGAGCACCTGCGCGCCCAGGCGCTCAACGTCGACCAGACCCGGCAGTTCATCTCCGAGATCATCGACCAGTACGCGGGCAAGGCGTAA
- a CDS encoding DUF397 domain-containing protein, which produces MAIRQGATDNWTKSSYSGGNGACVEVKSPVMEAVAVRDSKVQDGPSLTFAPGSWSAFVTGVTGVTEGRPNRLV; this is translated from the coding sequence ATGGCTATTCGTCAGGGCGCCACGGACAACTGGACCAAGTCCTCCTACTCCGGCGGAAACGGAGCGTGCGTCGAGGTCAAGTCCCCCGTCATGGAGGCCGTCGCTGTCCGCGACTCGAAGGTGCAGGACGGCCCGTCCCTCACCTTCGCGCCGGGTTCCTGGTCCGCCTTCGTCACCGGGGTCACCGGCGTCACCGAGGGCCGGCCGAACCGCCTCGTCTGA
- a CDS encoding PLP-dependent aminotransferase family protein has product MPLAPVAAPPAFAARATAVGGSPVREILALTERPGVISFAGGLPAPELFDTAGLRAAYDATLGGAGSARALQYSTTEGTPELREAVAVRAGARGLATTADDVLVTTGSQQGLTLLAATLVEPGDTVLVENPTYLAALQCFALAGARVVAVPCDGEGLLPDALAEAVARERPKLLYTVPTFQNPTGRTLPGARRAEVARIAARLGLWLVEDDPYGDLRYEGSEQPWIAAHPGAEDRTALLGSFSKVMAPGLRLGWLRAPAALRRAAVVAKQAADLHTSTVDQLAAAHYLTAHDLDAHIARVRQAYRARRDALLAGLDGALPAGSEWNRPEGGMFVWARLPEGYDATERLKSALAHDVAYVPGAPFHSGTPDPRTLRLSFTTHTPQEIAEGLTRLGRALR; this is encoded by the coding sequence ATGCCCCTCGCACCCGTCGCCGCCCCGCCCGCCTTCGCCGCCCGCGCGACCGCCGTCGGCGGTTCCCCCGTACGCGAGATCCTGGCCCTCACCGAGCGCCCCGGGGTGATCTCCTTCGCCGGCGGCCTGCCCGCCCCGGAACTCTTCGACACCGCCGGACTGCGCGCCGCCTACGACGCCACCCTGGGCGGCGCCGGCTCCGCCCGCGCCCTCCAGTACTCCACCACCGAGGGCACCCCGGAGCTGCGCGAGGCCGTCGCCGTCCGGGCGGGCGCCCGGGGCCTGGCCACCACGGCGGACGACGTCCTCGTCACCACCGGCTCGCAGCAGGGCCTGACCCTCCTCGCCGCCACGCTCGTCGAGCCGGGCGACACGGTGCTCGTGGAGAACCCGACCTACCTGGCCGCCCTCCAGTGCTTCGCCCTGGCCGGAGCCCGCGTCGTCGCCGTGCCCTGCGACGGGGAGGGGCTGCTGCCCGACGCCCTCGCCGAGGCCGTCGCGCGGGAGCGGCCGAAGCTGCTGTACACGGTGCCGACGTTCCAGAACCCGACCGGCCGCACCCTGCCCGGCGCCCGCCGCGCCGAGGTGGCCCGTATCGCGGCCCGCCTCGGGCTGTGGCTCGTCGAGGACGACCCGTACGGGGACCTGCGCTACGAGGGCTCCGAGCAGCCGTGGATCGCCGCGCACCCGGGCGCCGAGGACCGCACCGCCCTGCTGGGCAGCTTCTCCAAGGTGATGGCCCCCGGCCTGCGCCTGGGTTGGCTGCGCGCCCCGGCCGCGCTGCGGCGCGCGGCGGTGGTCGCCAAGCAGGCGGCCGACCTGCACACCTCGACGGTCGACCAACTGGCCGCCGCCCACTACCTCACCGCCCACGACCTCGACGCGCACATCGCCCGCGTCCGGCAGGCCTACCGGGCCCGCCGCGACGCCCTCCTGGCCGGACTCGACGGGGCGCTCCCGGCCGGCTCGGAGTGGAACCGCCCCGAGGGCGGCATGTTCGTCTGGGCCCGACTCCCCGAGGGGTACGACGCGACGGAGCGGCTGAAGTCCGCCCTCGCGCACGACGTGGCCTACGTGCCCGGCGCCCCCTTCCACTCGGGCACCCCGGACCCGCGCACCCTGCGCCTGTCCTTCACCACGCACACCCCGCAGGAGATAGCCGAGGGCCTGACCCGGCTGGGTCGGGCCCTGCGGTAG
- a CDS encoding barstar family protein, with product MTPWKARWSRPPATPPRYVVTAEAPAAPGEDPDGRLIGVPYAYGYEVLAQCAAVEGLFAEPPAPPREELVLFGCAPEGVLRDAVDGKDGGRAGHVRLDVSLGGERIRDWSYLLHDLVVTDRQPSPEDPGLVDVAVEAGVEAPDWSFGSPSASRQEQMTYTLYDESSYDESSGEVVPYGTCAAVPGLFAGPVDRSGIRERPDVLRLLGCEPGTLSRRTGWGRAELLAIDRTGRVMTGRDLSVHVTDERPSTLGDGLLDVTLTGRIKDRPLPAARPLWQAWERGRPTAPGLWARFPDELHGEWLDLAVPHVGEDRQGGAYHLDGRSVTGWRALHCALGEAVNGPGGYYGRCWNSLFDALSGGFGATPPFTLVWHDYEATRRALADGSDASDASYADEVLGRLRAFGVRVEVR from the coding sequence ATGACCCCCTGGAAGGCCCGCTGGAGCCGGCCGCCCGCCACACCACCGCGCTACGTCGTCACCGCCGAGGCCCCGGCGGCCCCCGGTGAGGATCCGGACGGGCGGCTCATCGGCGTCCCGTACGCGTACGGGTACGAGGTCCTGGCGCAGTGCGCGGCCGTGGAAGGCCTGTTCGCCGAGCCGCCGGCGCCCCCGAGGGAGGAACTCGTCCTCTTCGGGTGCGCCCCGGAGGGCGTCCTGCGCGACGCCGTCGACGGCAAGGACGGTGGCCGGGCGGGCCACGTACGGCTCGACGTCAGCCTCGGCGGCGAGCGGATCCGGGACTGGAGCTACCTGCTGCACGACCTGGTCGTCACCGATCGGCAACCCAGTCCCGAGGATCCCGGCCTCGTCGACGTGGCCGTCGAGGCGGGCGTCGAGGCACCGGACTGGTCCTTCGGTAGCCCGTCCGCGTCCCGCCAGGAGCAGATGACGTACACCCTGTACGACGAGTCCTCGTACGACGAGTCCTCCGGCGAGGTGGTCCCCTACGGCACCTGCGCCGCCGTTCCGGGTCTGTTCGCCGGGCCGGTCGACCGCTCCGGCATCCGCGAACGCCCCGACGTGCTGCGGCTGCTCGGCTGCGAGCCGGGCACCCTGTCGCGCCGGACCGGGTGGGGGAGGGCGGAGCTCCTCGCGATCGACCGGACGGGTCGGGTGATGACCGGACGAGACCTCTCCGTGCACGTCACCGACGAGCGGCCGTCCACCCTGGGCGACGGTCTGCTCGACGTGACGCTCACCGGCCGGATCAAGGACCGCCCGCTCCCGGCGGCCCGGCCCCTGTGGCAGGCGTGGGAGCGCGGGCGTCCCACCGCGCCCGGCCTGTGGGCGCGGTTCCCCGACGAGCTGCACGGCGAGTGGCTCGACCTCGCCGTGCCCCACGTCGGCGAGGACCGGCAGGGCGGCGCGTACCACCTCGACGGCCGCTCCGTGACCGGTTGGCGCGCCCTGCACTGCGCGCTCGGGGAGGCCGTCAACGGACCCGGCGGCTACTACGGCCGCTGCTGGAACTCCCTCTTCGACGCCCTGAGCGGCGGCTTCGGCGCCACCCCGCCCTTCACCCTCGTCTGGCACGACTACGAAGCCACGCGCCGGGCCCTCGCCGACGGCTCGGACGCGTCGGACGCGTCCTACGCCGACGAGGTGCTCGGCCGGCTGCGCGCCTTCGGCGTGCGCGTCGAGGTGCGCTGA
- a CDS encoding AMP-dependent synthetase/ligase, which produces MDARPRDARRPRTSAEFTQWTEERYGPHTALRFRAPEGGWRTRTYAELGAASRHAGRLLLGLGVAAGERVAVLAETRPEWTYTHFGILAAGSVLVPVYPTAGEEEVAWVLSDSAAVVAVCEDAAQAARVEALRPKLPALRAIVRMDEMYGGPAREAEAHRDADDAREAEAARDADDARDADAALDTALAARAASVTEDMDAAIVYTSGTTGPPKGCRLTHRNLAAVQDAIFPLVKGGPGDSTYLYLPLAHMLAQLIQFTTLLEGGELCYFGGRVEDVVAELAEARPTLLPSVPRLFEKVHAVVRGLAEGQGEDGRERFEEAVRIGVLAADGALPEELRPAWEAAEASLYSLVRAAFGGRLRWASTGGAPIDPAAMDFLRACGIHVFEGYGMTESGGLLSANHPDAVRYGTVGRPVRDCEIRIAADGEVLARGPMVFPGYHANPAATAEVLDPEGWLHTGDLGELDGDGFLRITGRKKELIITSAGKNITPSEVEFAVRAASRYVSRAILIGDRRPHPVALIALDADEITAWAAREGLDVGPSPAAHPAVRALVAEAVAAANATVSRPARVRAFHILAEDLSIDAGTLTPTLKPRRAEVARRYAAEIEALYA; this is translated from the coding sequence ATGGACGCTCGACCGCGTGACGCTCGTCGACCGCGCACGTCGGCGGAGTTCACCCAATGGACCGAGGAGCGGTACGGGCCGCACACCGCCCTGCGTTTCCGCGCCCCGGAGGGCGGTTGGCGGACCCGGACCTACGCGGAACTCGGCGCGGCCTCCCGCCACGCGGGACGGCTGCTGCTCGGCCTGGGCGTGGCCGCCGGGGAACGCGTCGCGGTGCTCGCGGAGACCCGGCCCGAGTGGACGTACACGCACTTCGGGATCCTGGCGGCGGGGTCCGTCCTGGTGCCGGTGTACCCGACGGCGGGGGAGGAGGAGGTGGCCTGGGTGCTGTCCGACTCCGCGGCGGTGGTGGCCGTCTGCGAGGACGCCGCCCAGGCCGCCCGGGTCGAGGCGCTGCGGCCGAAGCTGCCGGCGCTGAGGGCGATCGTGCGCATGGACGAGATGTACGGCGGCCCCGCCCGCGAAGCCGAGGCCCACCGCGACGCCGATGACGCCCGCGAAGCCGAGGCCGCGCGCGACGCCGATGACGCCCGCGACGCCGATGCCGCCCTCGACACCGCACTGGCCGCGCGGGCCGCCTCCGTGACCGAGGACATGGACGCCGCGATCGTCTACACCTCCGGCACCACCGGCCCGCCCAAGGGCTGTCGCCTCACCCACCGCAATCTCGCGGCCGTCCAGGACGCGATCTTCCCGCTGGTCAAGGGCGGGCCGGGGGATTCGACGTACCTGTACCTGCCGTTGGCCCACATGCTGGCGCAGCTGATCCAGTTCACCACCCTCCTGGAGGGCGGCGAGCTCTGCTACTTCGGCGGCCGGGTGGAGGACGTGGTGGCCGAACTGGCCGAGGCCCGCCCCACCCTGCTGCCGTCCGTGCCCCGCCTGTTCGAGAAGGTCCACGCGGTGGTGCGGGGCCTCGCGGAGGGGCAGGGCGAAGACGGGCGGGAACGGTTCGAGGAAGCCGTACGGATCGGCGTACTCGCGGCGGACGGCGCCCTGCCCGAGGAACTGCGCCCCGCGTGGGAGGCGGCGGAGGCCTCCCTGTACTCCCTGGTGCGGGCCGCCTTCGGGGGCCGGCTGCGGTGGGCGTCGACCGGTGGCGCCCCCATCGACCCCGCCGCCATGGACTTCCTGCGCGCCTGCGGGATACACGTCTTCGAGGGCTACGGGATGACCGAGTCGGGCGGGCTGCTCAGCGCCAACCACCCCGACGCCGTCCGGTACGGCACCGTGGGCCGGCCCGTCCGCGACTGCGAGATCCGCATCGCCGCCGACGGGGAGGTGCTGGCGCGCGGCCCCATGGTCTTCCCCGGCTACCACGCCAACCCGGCGGCCACCGCCGAGGTCCTCGACCCCGAGGGCTGGCTGCACACCGGCGACCTGGGCGAACTCGACGGCGACGGCTTCCTGCGCATCACCGGTCGCAAGAAGGAGCTGATCATCACCTCGGCGGGGAAGAACATCACCCCCAGCGAGGTCGAGTTCGCGGTGCGCGCCGCCTCCCGCTACGTGTCGCGCGCGATCCTGATCGGCGACCGCCGCCCGCACCCCGTCGCCCTGATCGCGTTGGACGCCGACGAGATCACCGCCTGGGCCGCCCGCGAGGGCCTCGACGTGGGCCCCTCGCCGGCCGCGCACCCGGCGGTCCGCGCCCTGGTGGCCGAAGCCGTGGCCGCCGCCAACGCCACCGTCTCCCGCCCGGCCCGCGTCCGCGCCTTCCACATCCTCGCCGAGGACCTCTCCATCGACGCGGGCACCCTCACCCCGACCCTCAAGCCCCGCCGCGCGGAAGTCGCCCGCCGCTACGCCGCCGAGATCGAGGCGCTCTACGCCTGA
- a CDS encoding AraC family transcriptional regulator — protein sequence MDRAAGSAVSTDRARTTVTVHHVRAVLAGVRRAGVDPVPLLQEAQIPPLLLGDDRARVTPAQFARLFRALYRTTRDEFLGLSAQPSRPGTFAMMCHASLGCRDLRAATERAAVFYGLFPGGPELTLEVDGAEARFTVRNAFDGDEERFLSECVLAIWHRLSSWLIGRRVPLSHTAFAYPAPPHADEYATLFDCPVRFGADRTGAVFDARCLTAPLVRDEAALDALLRRAPFDLLARPAYGTTVAEQVRRTLTHGLRDAPRLPELGEVAARLAVSPATLRRRLQGEGTSFQRLKDQVRRDAAIAGLAEGREPIAELATRLGFSEDTAFHRAFRRWTGTTPGAYRIASGA from the coding sequence ATGGACAGGGCCGCGGGGAGCGCCGTTTCGACCGACAGGGCACGGACGACCGTCACCGTGCACCACGTACGGGCCGTCCTCGCGGGCGTGCGGCGCGCCGGCGTCGATCCGGTGCCGCTGCTCCAAGAGGCGCAGATCCCGCCGCTGTTGCTCGGCGACGACCGGGCGCGCGTCACCCCGGCGCAGTTCGCGCGGCTGTTCCGGGCCCTGTACCGCACGACGCGCGACGAGTTCCTCGGCCTGTCGGCGCAGCCCAGCCGGCCGGGAACCTTCGCGATGATGTGCCACGCCTCGCTCGGCTGCCGGGACCTGCGGGCGGCGACCGAGCGGGCCGCCGTCTTCTACGGGCTGTTCCCGGGCGGGCCGGAGTTGACGCTCGAAGTGGACGGCGCCGAGGCGCGGTTCACCGTCCGCAACGCCTTCGACGGGGACGAGGAACGGTTCCTCAGCGAGTGCGTGCTCGCGATCTGGCACCGGCTGAGCAGTTGGCTGATCGGCCGGCGCGTCCCGCTCTCCCACACCGCCTTCGCCTACCCCGCGCCGCCGCACGCGGACGAGTACGCGACGCTGTTCGACTGTCCGGTGCGGTTCGGCGCCGACCGCACGGGCGCGGTCTTCGACGCGCGCTGCCTGACCGCGCCGCTCGTACGGGACGAGGCCGCGCTCGACGCGCTGCTGCGCCGGGCCCCGTTCGACCTGCTGGCCCGCCCCGCGTACGGGACCACGGTCGCCGAGCAGGTACGCCGCACCCTGACGCACGGGCTGCGGGACGCGCCGCGGCTGCCGGAGCTGGGGGAGGTGGCGGCCCGGCTGGCGGTGTCGCCGGCGACGTTGCGGCGCCGGCTCCAGGGGGAGGGCACCTCCTTCCAGCGCCTGAAGGACCAGGTGCGGCGGGACGCGGCCATCGCGGGCCTCGCGGAGGGCCGGGAGCCGATCGCGGAACTCGCCACCCGGCTCGGCTTCTCGGAGGACACCGCCTTCCACCGGGCGTTCCGCCGCTGGACGGGGACGACGCCGGGGGCGTACCGGATCGCTTCGGGGGCGTAG